In one Musa acuminata AAA Group cultivar baxijiao chromosome BXJ2-5, Cavendish_Baxijiao_AAA, whole genome shotgun sequence genomic region, the following are encoded:
- the LOC135586640 gene encoding uncharacterized protein LOC135586640 isoform X3, with amino-acid sequence MDYDDNDFQNQHFQLIEEDNDGFPQNLQSYAPPKFDIDDHFQAHLRFDSLSETGLLLGIQGEENNWIEEFSPRNTAAEFGSNSAQTSISGHDNIWFNVPTSESEQILVNSVEDNEMVRSQVMNTASETHAVEDSTNCETKSIVDTNSTLLADEFHNSILESNEEVLKDEQVGVNSQTSSKEHSEMGMDASSLDQKLHSTGKVEASQCTINEELASSGDDSKVCLVVGESFEAVQNNEPLDNASVNNSLLDDHGCDVNRDIEASPNFISSIQDGASSVPTESAGIGTCKMDSALFSEQKAEECYEVDVSGRLEAQQSEKNQNETCFSLYGVCKVDDQPFRHHTVDNNVSNVKASSDLVTPTDSLVLLNEGSSSSLFFKNSDDAIDHPLAVLNKDTRKKDESSALTKVLPSVAVGRDEKVEKNSAEVVTEDIPELCEAAGPVDFSHDVHEFSSKHDYIQLQATSSNASKITSSEEERNLATSKPYIDDNNCSESRSSSDIAVRIELSSSLEAEIRMAGVDGDNDCRIDPVQLERSGKGECSKPIIEKASGQLDDSEHIILKKPCAVLLDDAENKISPSVHDKMAPMSDTSSLAEQKENNIIHLEEKEYAAPLIDSSDTNSKDCDSVIENTEFSSSKAQNTDVVMKSDKESVMNQADNPTILQHLHSEVEIVEPKEAASMPVSCCNEKDVNITALSVMDSNTDVEVSRQPLVEPSSGGDGPPNKSDGSETANGDGVRVASSAGVTSFATCQSTEGKGGKQSSSEPSCGSPTVIGCSNSSLLDPAGPASVTAKNSDSLKCNVQDSKVSTPSEDEGNFTFVVQPDADLSQKDTKKDWEPIHHLHSFDQPQISQENSQQHLNETKKASTSIISKTTGEDKRKQVSARATRKVGNSKGDTKEKLQEKHGRGRKKNPVSTSPFPDSATRNKTHTEVPSALLHQPFTDMQQIQLRAQIFVYGSLIQGVMPDEACMIPAFGGSEDGGRSLWERAWRAASERFYNLKSSPSTSDTHLHYHTGISGSPLQSKALNSPAGWSDVKFPNSAIQGSTVSLQSPFQSSSKEVLSSSILRGIHLESNQSLSPLHSYQTSHIRQYLNNTTPLLSQSPCPGASSLSSQSLSFDSSAQNSAKPVSETTQVATLRESSKPCASNMQLASPGVSLPNQVAISVSAALVVPVETQNRAATLSSKNASVTEKSRKKKKVSAPEELESKFSIAQPQAESASAAVITNYIATSGCLSLSSNFPSNATSGGLALNASHPVTLPYSHILGSGDTQQRVVLNETCTQIEHSKQQAENASAYAAAAVRHSQILWEQMVVQRNSGLVSEVEKKLASAAVAAAAAASVAKAAAEVAKVASEAALQAKFMGDEALNFASTGRTTQNSEVSLETGKDLLSSTPGSISMGKDKIRGPFSIISTAQKTIRKRVEASSAAIKRAENLDAILKAAEMVAEAVSQAGTIVAMGEPLPFSISELVEAGPEGHWRRNCATMGNMSEAIDVQVRENCELDVASDHEIVAQQSNDQSSNHDERKKVSNTDEMSPGNKNYGSKLGSGSKTILTERPTRDSLQGSSIQKGSLVEVVVDDGGLRRAWFSAWVVDVEDGKAQVCYKDLSKKGHDKLEWIPLASEGDKPPRIRMAHPMIVAKSEGTRKRGREVLGNFTWAVGDRVDAWIHDGWWEGIVTEKSQDDETKLTVQFPAGGDSSAVRAWNLRHSLNWKDGQWIEWSRDKDRVTLEPYEGDTPNEKRQKLGQVDANNKSEIAEGEMGTMSRNVHTDGSGKLEESRQLGTLGKDVIISFGNDVGGANNTDTLKVRRAGLQKIGSKMVFGVPKPGKKRKFMEVSKHYTKDKTEKATEKTDSVKSVNSLLPQASQSWRNISKVDVKGKRATNLSTRGQKPLKSQNVQIRNSVDKEKLPVTTASVLNGEKSSLRTTFSNEEKKMPMEIGSFSQLGRVDMPVVGSSVPCIPSFKMNSSSVEAEAGEKGNVLSAVDKSNSSESEAYENPGKGSADVIEPRRSNRRIQPTSRLLEGLQSSLIIPKSPAVTYDRGAKTMHRGVTTSRGTSHG; translated from the exons ATGGATTATGATGATAATGACTTTCAAAACCAGCATTTTCAACTGATCGAAGAGGACAATGATGGCTTTCCTCAAAACTTACAGTCATATGCTCCACCAAAATTTGATATAGATGATCACTTTCAGGCTCATCTAAGGTTTGACAGTTTATCTGAAACAGGGCTTTTACTTGGCATTCAAGGTGAAGAAAACAATTGGATTGAGGAGTTCTCACCTAGAAACACTGCAGCAGAATTTGGTTCAAATTCTGCTCAAACATCCATTTCTGGGCATGACAACATCTGGTTCAATGTTCCAACATCTGAATCTGAACAGATTTTAGTGAATTCTGTTGAAGATAATGAGATGGTAAGGTCACAAGTTATGAATACAGCGTCAGAAACACATGCAGTAGAAGATTCTACCAACTGTGAAACTAAGAGTATTGTGGATACTAATTCAACCCTTCTGGCTGATGAATTTCATAATAGCATTTTGGAGTCAAATGAAGAGGTACTTAAGGACGAACAAGTTGGAGTTAATTCTCAAACTTCCAGTAAGGAGCATTCAGAAATGGGCATGGATGCAAGTTCATTGGATCAAAAGTTACACTCTACTGGGAAGGTCGAAGCTTCACAATGTACCATTAATGAAGAGTTAGCTTCATCCGGTGATGATTCTAAAGTATGTTTGGTTGTTGGGGAGTCTTTTGAGGCAGTTCAGAACAATGAACCATTGGATAATGCATCCGTGAACAATAGTTTACTTGATGATCACGGTTGTGATGTAAACAGGGATATTGAAGCAAGTCCAAATTTTATTTCTAGCATTCAAGATGGTGCTTCAAGTGTACCAACTGAAAGTGCAGGTATTGGCACTTGTAAGATGGACAGTGCATTATTCTCTGAGCAAAAAGCTGAAGAATGCTATGAGGTTGACGTGAGTGGGAGACTAGAAGCTCAGCAATCTGAGAAAAATcagaatgaaacatgtttttctttaTATGGTGTTTGCAAAGTGGATGATCAGCCTTTTCGACACCATACtgttgataataatgtttcaaatGTTAAGGCTTCTTCTGATTTGGTTACACCCACAGATTCTCTGGTGTTGCTGAATGAAGGATCCAGTAGCTCCTTGTTCTTTAAGAACTCTGATGATGCTATTGATCACCCATTAGCAGTTCTGAACAAGGACACAAGGAAAAAGGATGAAAGTTCTGCTTTGACAAAGGTGTTACCTTCTGTAGCGGTGGGAAGAGATGAGAAGGTTGAAAAGAACTCTGCTGAAGTTGTCACTGAAGATATTCCTGAGCTATGTGAGGCAGCAGGACCTGTAGATTTTAGCCATGATGTGCATGAATTTTCATCTAAACATGATTATATCCAGCTACAAGCTACATCAAGCAATGCAAGTAAAATCACTAGTTCTGAAGAAGAAAGGAACCTTGCTACATCCAAGCCATATATTGATGACAACAATTGTAGTGAGTCACGAAGTTCTTCAGACATTGCAGTTAGGATAGAGTTGTCAAGTTCCCTCGAAGCTGAAATAAGGATGGCTGGAGTTGATGGTGATAATGACTGCAGGATTGACCCTGTTCAGCTGGAGAGGAGTGGTAAGGGTGAATGCTCAAAACCAATCATCGAAAAAGCCAGTGGGCAGTTGGATGATTCAGAGCATATTATTCTGAAAAAACCTTGTGCTGTTTTACTGGATGATGCAGAAAATAAGATCTCACCCTCTGTTCATGACAAGATGGCTCCAATGTCTGATACAAGTTCGTTGGCTGAACAAAAAGAGAATAACATAATTCATTTGGAAGAAAAAGAATATGCTGCACCATTGATTGATTCAAGTGACACAAACTCCAAGGACTGTGATTCTGTCATTGAGAATACAGAATTTTCCTCATCCAAAGCCCAAAATACTGATGTAGTGATGAAATCAGACAAGGAATCAGTAATGAACCAAGCAGATAATCCAACAATTCTCCAGCACTTACATTCTGAAGTTGAAATTGTAGAACCAAAAGAAGCTGCATCTATGCCTGTATCATGCTGCAATGAGAAAGATGTAAACATCACTGCCTTATCAGTTATGGACAGTAACACAGATGTTGAGGTATCAAGACAGCCCCTTGTCGAGCCTTCATCAGGTGGTGATGGCCCCCCAAACAAGTCAGATGGCTCTG AAACTGCTAACGGCGATGGGGTTCGGGTAGCTTCATCAGCTGGGGTAACCTCTTTTGCTACTTGCCAAAGCACAGAAGGCAAAG GTGGTAAACAGAGTTCATCCGAACCAAGTTGTGGTTCACCAACTGTAATTGGTTGCAGCAATAGTTCACTGCTAGATCCTGCTGGTCCTGCATCTGTGACAGCAAAAAATTCTGATAGCCTTAAATGCAATGTTCAAGATTCTAAGGTTAGTACGCCATCAGAAGATGAGGGAAATTTCACATTTGTAGTCCAACCAGATGCAGATCTTTCTCAAAAAGACACTAAGAAGGATTGGGAACCCATCCACCATTTGCACTCCTTCGATCAGCCTCAG ATTTCTCAGGAGAATTCTCAGCAGCACTTGAATGAAACTAAAAAAGCGAGTACTAGCATCATTAGCAAGACAACTGGGGAAGACAAAAGAAAGCAAGTCTCTGCCCGTGCAActagaaaggtaggcaactcgaaAGGAGACACTAAAGAGAAGTTACAAGAGAAACATGGTAGAGGAAGGAAAAAGAACCCAGTTAGTACATCACCTTTCCCTGACAGTGCCACAAGAAACAAAACCCATACAGAGG TTCCTTCAGCATTGTTGCATCAGCCTTTCACAGACATGCAACAAATACAATTGCGTGCCCAGATTTTTGTATATGGGTCACTTAT CCAAGGTGTCATGCCAGATGAGGCTTGTATGATTCCAGCCTTTGGAGGTTCTG AAGATGGAGGAAGGAGCTTATGGGAGCGAGCATGGCGAGCTGCTTCAGAAAGGTTTTATAACCTAAAGTCGTCTCCCAGTACGTCTGACACACATTTGCATTATCATACAG GGATCAGCGGCAGCCCTCTTCAAAGCAAGGCCCTCAACTCTCCTGCTGGCTGGAGTGATGTCAAATTTCCGAATTCAGCAATTCAAGGTTCCACTGTGTCATTGCAGTCGCCTTTCCAGAGTTCATCTAAGGAAGTTTTATCCTCTAGTATCTTAAGAGGCATCCACTTGGAGTCCAATCAATCTCTGTCcccattgcattcatatcaaacTTCCCATATCAGACAATATCTGAACAATACTACACCTTTGCTATCTCAGAGCCCTTGTCCGGGTGCATCATCTCTTTCATCTCAGAGTTTATCTTTTGATTCTAGTGCACAAAATTCTGCAAAGCCTGTTTCTGAAACAACTCAAGTAGCAACTCTTAGGGAGTCTTCTAAACCTTGTGCCTCAAACATGCAACTTGCTTCCCCTGGGGTCTCGCTGCCTAATCAGGTTGCTATCAGTGTTTCTGCTGCATTAGTTGTGCCTGTGGAGACACAAAATAGGGCTGCAACTCTGAGTTCTAAGAATGCATCTGTTACTGAGAAGtccagaaagaagaagaaggtttcTGCACCAGAGGAGCTTGAGTCAAAATTTTCAATTGCTCAACCTCAAGCAGAATCTGCTTCTGCTGCTGTTATTACTAATTATATAGCCACATCTGGTTGTCTTTCTTTATCTTCTAATTTTCCAAGTAATGCTACATCTGGTGGTCTTGCTTTAAATGCATCTCACCCCGTAACTCTGCCTTACTCCCACATATTGGGCAGTGGTGACACTCAGCAGAGGGTTGTCTTGAATGAAACATGCACACAAATCGAGCACTCAAAACAGCAAGCCGAGAATGCTTCAGcttatgctgctgctgctgtcaggCACAGCCAAATACTTTGGGAGCAGATGGTGGTCCAAAGAAATTCAGGCTTGGTGTCAGAGGTTGAAAAGAAACTTGCCTCTGCAGCTGttgcagctgcagcagctgcttctgTTGCAAAGGCAGCTGCAGAAGTTGCTAAGGTTGCATCTGAGGCTGCATTACAGGCTAAATTCATGGGAGATGAGGCACTAAACTTTGCTAGCACAGGGAGGACCACTCAGAATTCTGAGGTCAGCCTTGAAACTGGAAAAGATTTGTTGTCATCAACTCCTGGTTCAATTTCCATGGGCAAGGACAAGATCCGTGGTCCTTTCTCAATCATTTCAACTGCCCAAAAGACCATTAGGAAAAGGGTTGAAGCATCTTCTGCTGCCATAAAGCGTGCAGAAAACTTGGATGCTATACTGAAAGCTGCAGAAATGGTCGCAGAAGCTGTATCACAAGCTGGAACGATTGTTGCCATGGGGGAGCCCTTACCATTCTCAATAAGTGAATTAGTTGAAGCAGGCCCTGAAGGTCATTGGAGACGCAATTGTGCTACTATGGGAAACATGTCAGAAGCAATTGATGTACAGGTTAGGGAGAATTGTGAATTAGATGTGGCTAGTGATCATGAGATTGTTGCACAACAATCAAATGACCAGTCATCAAACCATGATGAAAGGAAAAAAGTTTCTAATACAGATGAAATGTCGCCTGGTAACAAAAATTATG GAAGCAAATTAGGAAGTGGATCAAAAACTATTCTAACTGAGCGACCTACAAGGGATTCATTGCAGGGAAGTAGCATTCAGAAAGGGTCACTTGTTGAG GTTGTCGTTGATGATGGTGGTCTTAGAAGAGCTTGGTTTTCAGCATGGGTTGTTGATGTTGAAGATGGCAAAGCACAAGTGTGCTACAAGGACCTTTCCAAAAAAG GCCATGACAAGCTTGAGTGGATACCACTTGCATCGGAAGGTGACAAACCTCCTAGAATACGTATGGCTCATCCTATGATTGTAGCCAAATCTGAAGGAACAAGGAAGCGAGGGAGAGAGGTTTTAGGCAATTTCACTTGGGCAGTTGGAGACAGAGTTGATGCATGGATTCATGATGG TTGGTGGGAAGGAATTGTCACCGAGAAGAGCCAAGATGATGAAACAAAATTAACCGTCCAATTTCCAG CTGGTGGTGATTCCTCAGCTGTTAGGGCTTGGAATTTACGACATTCACTCAACTGGAAGGATGGCCAATGGATAGAATGGTCTCGCGATAAGGACAGAGTTACTCTTGAACCCTACGAG GGCGATACACCGAATGAGAAACGACAAAAGCTAGGCCAAGTTGATGCCAACAATAAGTCAGAAATAGCTGAGGGAGAAATGGGGACTATGTCAAGAAATGTTCATACAGATGGTTCAGGGAAGCTTGAAGAATCAAGGCAACTTGGTACATTAGGGAAGGATGTAATAATTTCTTTTGGAAATGATGTGGGTGGAGCAAATAACACCGATACACTAAAGGTACGACGAGCAGGCCTTCAGAAAATAGGATCTAAGATGGTATTTGGTGTTCCTAAAcctggaaagaaaagaaaatttatggAAGTAAGCAAACACTATACCAAAGATAAAACCGAAAAGGCAACTGAAAAGACTGATTCTGTGAAATCTGTTAACAGTTTGTTACCACAAGCATCCCAGTCATGGAGGAATATTTCAAAAGTTGATGTTAAAGGAAAACGAGCCACCAACTTGAGTACCAGGGGCCAAAAGCCCTTGAAGTCTCAGAATGTTCAGATTAGAAATAGTGTGGATAAGGAGAAGCTGCCTGTCACCACTGCATCTGTCTTAAATGGGGAAAAAAGCAGTCTCAGAACTACTTTTAGCAATGAAGAGAAAAAGATGCCAATGGAAATTGGTTCTTTTTCACAACTTGGAAGAGTAGATATGCCAGTGGTAGGGTCTTCTGTACCTTGTATTCCGTCATTTAAGATGAATTCTTCTTCTGTTGAGGCTGAGGCGGGGGAGAAAGGAAATGTTTTATCTGCTGTGGACAAGTCCAACAGTTCTGAATCTGAAGCTTATGAAAATCCTGGGAAAGGATCTGCTGATGTTATTGAGCCCCGGAGATCCAATCGCAGAATTCAGCCAACTTCAAGA TTGCTAGAGGGATTGCAAAGTTCTCTCATTATACCCAAGAGTCCCGCTGTTACATATGATAGAGGTGCCAAGACCATGCATAGAGGAGTCACAACTTCTAGAG GGACGAGTCATGGATGA